From the Limnochordia bacterium genome, one window contains:
- a CDS encoding chromate transporter, which yields MIEVYLRLAAIFFKIGLFTVGGGYAMLPLIQEETTHYGWLTIGEFADIIAISEMTPGPIAVNTATFVGYRVGGVLGSVVATIAVALPSLLIVVLISKFLSRFSSSPVTEWVFKYLRPAVVGLIASAALFLGQSTLFPGWDIDFRATLITVVVGFGLFKFKLHPIWALLGAGLMGLVLF from the coding sequence ATGATTGAGGTATACTTACGCCTAGCGGCGATATTTTTCAAGATAGGTCTTTTCACCGTTGGTGGTGGTTATGCGATGCTGCCACTGATTCAGGAAGAGACCACCCATTACGGTTGGCTTACAATCGGGGAATTTGCTGACATTATCGCCATTTCCGAGATGACCCCCGGGCCTATTGCAGTTAATACGGCTACCTTTGTTGGCTACCGGGTCGGGGGTGTTCTTGGTTCCGTTGTTGCGACCATTGCTGTAGCTTTGCCTTCTTTGCTCATTGTTGTTCTTATTTCCAAATTTCTATCCCGTTTTAGTTCAAGCCCAGTTACAGAATGGGTTTTCAAATACCTCCGTCCGGCTGTTGTAGGGTTGATTGCTTCGGCCGCGTTGTTCCTTGGTCAAAGCACCCTATTTCCAGGATGGGATATAGACTTTCGGGCAACTCTGATAACCGTTGTTGTCGGTTTTGGACTGTTTAAGTTCAAGTTGCACCCGATCTGGGCCCTTCTAGGGGCAGGATTGATGGGTCTTGTGTTGTTTTAG
- a CDS encoding branched-chain amino acid transaminase, whose translation MNWIEGKKIWFNGEFVDWKDAKINVLSHVVHYGSSIFEGLRCYSTPQGPAVFRLQDHTRRMFDSAKIYRMEIPYTQDEFNEAIVSTVGINKFDSCYIRPIVFRGFAQLGVNPLNCPVDCVVAAWTWGSYVSEEALEKGADVCTSSWNRMRPNTLPALAKAGGNYLNSQLIKMEALANGYEEGIALDHAGLISEGSGENLFLVRDGVLYTTPRSASILGGITRDSIMVLAKDMGIEVVEENIPREMLYIADEVFFSGTAAEITPIRSVDRIQVGAGKRGPITEKLQKAFFDIANGKVEDRHSWLTHVK comes from the coding sequence ATGAATTGGATTGAAGGTAAGAAAATCTGGTTCAATGGTGAATTTGTTGATTGGAAAGATGCGAAGATTAATGTACTTAGTCATGTGGTGCACTACGGGTCAAGTATATTCGAAGGACTGCGCTGCTATTCCACACCACAGGGGCCTGCGGTATTTAGGCTTCAGGACCATACCCGGCGGATGTTCGATTCGGCGAAGATCTATCGAATGGAGATCCCGTATACCCAGGATGAGTTCAACGAGGCGATTGTCAGTACAGTAGGTATCAATAAATTCGATTCCTGCTACATTCGTCCCATTGTTTTTCGGGGTTTTGCACAATTGGGGGTTAACCCACTTAACTGCCCCGTAGACTGTGTGGTTGCTGCATGGACGTGGGGTAGCTACGTGAGTGAGGAGGCCTTAGAAAAGGGAGCCGATGTGTGCACATCCTCATGGAATCGGATGAGACCCAATACACTCCCAGCTCTCGCCAAAGCAGGTGGTAACTACCTCAATTCACAGTTGATCAAAATGGAGGCCCTTGCCAACGGCTATGAAGAAGGGATCGCCCTAGATCATGCTGGATTGATCAGTGAGGGTAGTGGTGAGAATCTTTTCCTTGTAAGGGATGGGGTTTTATACACTACTCCACGAAGTGCATCAATCCTCGGTGGTATTACCCGGGATTCCATTATGGTCTTGGCTAAGGATATGGGGATTGAAGTAGTCGAGGAAAACATTCCCCGGGAGATGCTCTACATTGCCGATGAAGTATTCTTCAGTGGGACTGCGGCAGAGATTACGCCTATCCGCAGTGTTGATCGCATTCAGGTTGGAGCGGGCAAGCGAGGTCCTATTACCGAGAAGCTTCAGAAGGCTTTCTTCGATATTGCCAACGGTAAGGTTGAAGATCGGCATAGCTGGCTAACGCACGTGAAGTAA
- a CDS encoding type I restriction-modification system subunit M — protein MSRVNNADIGFEQEIWKAADVLRGNMDASEYKHVVLGLIFLKYISDAFEHRYEELVKEGKGYEEDRDEYTYINIFFVPEEARWSKIAANAHTPDIGVIIDEAMHAIEKENPRLKGILPKNFARPELDKRRLGEIVDIFTNISMKEHGDTKDILGRTYEYTLSKFAEQEGRNAGEFYTPSCVVKTLVEILEPYEGRVYDPCCGSGGMFVQSSKFVESHQGNIQNISIYGQEANPTTWKMCQMNLAIRGIEGNLGTSAADTFFNNLHPTLKADFILANPPFNMSGWGAEQLQDDKRWAFGIPPAGNANFAWLQHMIYHLSAKGKLGMVLANGSLSSQTSGEGKIRENIIKADLVECIVAMPAQLFYSTQIPVSLWFISKQKKQPGKTLFIDARNMGKMVTRSLKELTEEEIEKLADTHKAFEAGTLEAEKGFCAIATIEEIAEHDYILTPGRYVGIEEEEDDGEPFEEKMARLTSELTNLFKESAELEKEIRDRLGAIGYEI, from the coding sequence ATGTCAAGAGTTAATAACGCTGATATCGGATTTGAACAAGAGATTTGGAAGGCAGCGGATGTTTTAAGAGGCAATATGGATGCTTCTGAGTACAAGCATGTCGTTTTGGGCCTTATTTTCCTAAAATATATTTCGGATGCTTTTGAGCACAGGTACGAAGAGCTGGTTAAGGAAGGTAAAGGCTATGAGGAAGATCGTGATGAGTACACTTACATAAATATCTTCTTTGTTCCCGAGGAAGCCCGTTGGAGTAAAATCGCTGCTAACGCCCACACCCCCGATATCGGTGTGATCATTGATGAAGCTATGCACGCCATTGAAAAGGAGAACCCTAGACTAAAGGGGATCTTACCGAAAAACTTTGCTCGACCAGAGCTAGACAAACGCAGACTAGGCGAGATTGTAGATATCTTTACTAATATCTCCATGAAAGAACATGGGGACACCAAAGATATTTTAGGCCGGACCTATGAATACACTCTTAGTAAGTTTGCTGAACAAGAAGGCAGAAACGCCGGAGAATTCTATACCCCATCTTGTGTGGTTAAGACCTTAGTAGAAATACTAGAACCATATGAAGGTAGGGTTTATGACCCTTGTTGCGGTAGTGGGGGCATGTTTGTGCAGTCATCTAAGTTTGTAGAAAGCCATCAGGGGAATATTCAAAATATCTCTATTTATGGACAAGAAGCTAACCCCACTACTTGGAAGATGTGTCAAATGAATTTAGCCATTCGTGGCATTGAAGGAAACTTAGGAACTAGTGCCGCTGATACCTTTTTTAATAACCTACACCCAACCTTAAAAGCGGACTTTATCTTAGCGAATCCGCCGTTTAACATGTCTGGATGGGGAGCGGAACAACTACAAGATGATAAGCGTTGGGCTTTTGGGATACCACCGGCTGGTAACGCCAACTTTGCTTGGCTCCAGCATATGATCTACCATCTAAGCGCCAAGGGCAAGCTGGGTATGGTTCTCGCTAACGGATCCCTGTCCAGTCAAACCAGTGGGGAAGGGAAAATCCGTGAAAACATAATCAAGGCGGACTTGGTAGAGTGTATTGTTGCCATGCCTGCACAATTGTTTTACTCTACTCAAATTCCTGTATCGCTGTGGTTCATCAGTAAGCAGAAAAAGCAACCAGGCAAAACCCTGTTCATCGATGCAAGGAACATGGGGAAGATGGTAACCCGTTCACTCAAAGAACTAACCGAAGAGGAGATTGAAAAACTCGCGGATACCCACAAAGCCTTCGAAGCAGGTACCTTAGAAGCAGAAAAAGGCTTTTGCGCGATAGCAACAATTGAAGAGATCGCTGAACACGATTATATCCTCACTCCCGGACGTTATGTTGGCATTGAAGAGGAGGAAGATGATGGGGAGCCCTTTGAAGAAAAAATGGCTCGCCTCACTTCGGAACTGACAAATCTGTTCAAAGAAAGCGCTGAACTGGAAAAAGAGATCCGGGACAGGCTGGGGGCGATTGGGTATGAGATCTGA
- a CDS encoding restriction endonuclease subunit S, which produces MRSDIPLGWNEVKLENITTKIGSGATPRGGSRVYLNQGVTFIRSQNVLDYSFDANGLVYIGDAHADQLESVTVQENDILLNITGDSVARACLVPTDRLPARVNQHVSIIRVDPSVADHRYLLYELQFLKQHLLSYSHSGATRKALTKAMIANLTILLPPLATQKAIAYTLSCLDAKIEVNNKIIRNLEEQAQAIFKNWFIDFEPFQEGEFVESELGTIPKGWEVVSLSQMVSETRAGDWGIARPEGKNTEKVYCIRGADIPDVRAGKKAKMPVRYILRRNLENKRLEPNDIVIEMSGGSPTQSTGRAVKISSHLLTRYDEDLVCTNFCRALSVKKPYATFLYRHWIHFYDTSLMFAYENGTTGIKNFDLDSFLTNVRIVVPPVELLSRYYDFYDAFEESIYSLSRECDVLANLRDTLLPKLMSGEIEVPIDQ; this is translated from the coding sequence ATGAGATCTGATATACCCCTTGGATGGAATGAAGTTAAGTTGGAGAATATCACAACAAAGATAGGTAGTGGCGCTACACCTAGGGGAGGAAGTCGAGTATATTTAAATCAAGGAGTAACTTTTATAAGAAGCCAGAATGTTTTAGATTATAGCTTTGATGCTAACGGGTTAGTTTATATTGGTGACGCGCACGCGGATCAACTAGAGAGTGTAACAGTTCAAGAAAATGACATTCTATTAAATATTACAGGGGATTCGGTTGCTAGGGCATGCTTGGTACCTACCGACAGGCTACCAGCAAGAGTAAATCAGCACGTTAGTATAATAAGGGTAGATCCAAGCGTTGCCGATCATAGGTACTTACTCTATGAATTGCAGTTTTTGAAACAACACCTACTGTCTTACTCACATTCAGGTGCAACTCGAAAAGCACTGACGAAAGCAATGATCGCAAACCTGACAATACTTTTACCACCATTGGCAACCCAAAAAGCCATCGCCTACACCCTATCTTGCCTAGACGCAAAGATTGAAGTCAACAATAAGATTATAAGAAACCTAGAAGAACAAGCCCAAGCCATCTTCAAGAACTGGTTTATAGACTTTGAACCCTTTCAAGAAGGAGAGTTTGTGGAAAGTGAGTTAGGGACGATACCGAAGGGGTGGGAGGTAGTGTCTCTATCTCAAATGGTCAGTGAAACGCGTGCGGGGGATTGGGGTATAGCTCGACCGGAAGGGAAAAACACAGAAAAAGTATACTGCATAAGGGGAGCGGATATCCCTGATGTCAGGGCGGGGAAAAAGGCAAAGATGCCTGTTCGTTACATTCTGCGAAGAAATCTGGAAAATAAAAGACTTGAACCCAATGATATTGTTATCGAGATGTCGGGTGGCTCCCCAACGCAGAGCACAGGGCGCGCGGTAAAGATCTCTAGTCATTTGCTTACCAGATATGACGAAGATTTGGTGTGTACAAATTTTTGCCGAGCATTATCGGTAAAAAAACCATATGCTACATTTCTATATAGACATTGGATTCATTTCTATGATACTTCTTTGATGTTCGCGTACGAAAACGGGACAACAGGTATCAAAAACTTCGATCTTGATAGCTTTCTGACCAATGTAAGGATTGTTGTGCCACCCGTTGAATTACTTAGTCGATATTACGATTTTTATGATGCATTTGAGGAAAGCATCTATAGTCTAAGTCGGGAATGCGATGTATTAGCTAACCTCCGCGACACCCTCCTTCCCAAACTAATGAGTGGCGAGATTGAAGTTCCTATAGACCAGTAG
- a CDS encoding type I restriction endonuclease subunit R, which produces MYFTEDHLEQAVLEVLREYDYQVLFSGEIDRDYRNPLYMDDLEEALFAINPGIPVVAIQEAIRKLQAMDAGSLIQKNKIFMDWFQNGMEISFEEQGEIVTRLVKLADFENVGNNHFTVINQWTVQGSTRVVKRPDIVIFVNGLPLVVVELKSGTREEVSTTDAYLQLRNYMKAIPELFWYNGFCIISDMTHSMAGTISADESRFMEWKTVDGSYEETAIATYDVLFRGMLEPKRLLDILRHFTLVMRGTPEDIKILSAYHQYYAVKKAVETTVEATKTDGRAGVFWHTQGSGKSLSMVFYVKQLQERLKSPTFVVITDRNDLDEQLYGQFAACDEFLRQTPIKAESRKHLKELLDNRQANGIFFTTMQKFEESDEPLSDRRDIIVIADEAHRSQYGLTERIRRDGTIAKGAARIIRDSLPNASYIGFTGTPISLKDRDTREVFGDYIDIYDMSQAVEDGATRPVFYENRVMNLGLREDVLEEIDRKYEELAFEASAENIERSKKELGKMSAILGAPETIETLCRDIVGHYEDNRQHYLTGKAMIVAYDRPIAMRIYEEILRLRPDWTEKVKIVMTGNNQDPEEWHDLVGTKAYRQQLATKFKDNDDPMKIAIVVDMWLTGFDVPSLATMYVYKPMAGHNLMQAIARVNRVFQDKEGGLVVDYIGIANALKEAMKDYTRRDQKNFGEMDIQTTAYPHFQEKLQVCKELLHGFDYSIFTKPNSTPKERADAIRDGANFVFGFGEEEQKLFIREATYMKQYKSLCQSILTETERLESAFIEAIRVSVTRVRDSKKLSLKEINQEISNLLEHSIQSAGVINLFSDREEEFSVFDEEFLERVRTMEQKNLAMELLKKLLSEQIAIYQRSNLVQAERFSERMKKIMNSYRNSQITNADVIDELIEMSYDIMNATEKGEELGLVREELAFYDALTKPQAIKDFYEHETLIEITRELTEQLRRSRTIDWQQRRSARAGMRRMIKRLLDKYDYPPEGQEEAIQIVLKQAEQWVDNIEVFY; this is translated from the coding sequence GTGTACTTTACCGAAGATCACCTAGAACAAGCGGTATTAGAAGTCCTAAGAGAATACGACTACCAAGTCCTCTTTAGTGGTGAGATCGATAGAGACTACCGTAATCCTCTCTACATGGACGATTTGGAGGAGGCTTTGTTTGCCATTAATCCTGGTATTCCAGTTGTGGCCATCCAAGAGGCCATACGTAAACTGCAGGCTATGGATGCCGGAAGTTTAATCCAAAAGAACAAGATCTTCATGGATTGGTTCCAAAACGGAATGGAAATATCCTTTGAAGAGCAGGGAGAGATCGTAACCCGTTTAGTTAAACTCGCTGACTTTGAAAACGTGGGGAACAATCACTTCACAGTCATCAATCAATGGACGGTCCAAGGTTCCACTAGGGTAGTAAAACGCCCCGACATTGTCATCTTTGTTAATGGACTACCTTTAGTAGTAGTTGAGCTTAAAAGCGGTACCAGGGAAGAAGTAAGCACTACCGATGCTTACCTGCAACTCCGTAACTACATGAAAGCCATCCCAGAACTTTTTTGGTACAACGGCTTTTGCATCATTAGTGACATGACTCACTCCATGGCTGGCACCATCTCAGCCGATGAAAGCCGATTTATGGAATGGAAAACAGTAGATGGTAGCTACGAAGAAACTGCTATTGCTACTTACGATGTTCTGTTTAGGGGTATGCTAGAACCCAAACGTCTTTTGGATATTCTAAGACACTTCACCCTAGTAATGCGGGGAACACCAGAGGATATAAAAATCCTTTCCGCCTATCATCAATACTACGCAGTAAAAAAGGCAGTAGAAACCACCGTAGAGGCCACCAAAACAGATGGACGAGCCGGTGTCTTTTGGCATACCCAAGGTAGTGGGAAGTCTTTATCCATGGTGTTTTACGTCAAGCAATTGCAAGAAAGGCTGAAATCACCCACCTTTGTGGTAATCACCGACCGTAATGACCTGGACGAACAGCTCTACGGTCAATTTGCGGCGTGTGATGAGTTTCTCAGGCAGACTCCGATTAAGGCGGAAAGTAGAAAACATCTCAAAGAATTACTAGACAATAGACAAGCTAACGGCATCTTCTTTACCACCATGCAGAAGTTTGAAGAATCGGATGAACCACTTTCTGATCGTAGGGATATTATCGTTATTGCCGACGAAGCTCATCGTAGCCAATACGGTCTTACTGAAAGAATTAGAAGAGATGGGACTATAGCTAAGGGAGCTGCCCGAATAATCCGGGACAGCCTACCAAACGCCAGTTACATCGGTTTTACAGGAACGCCTATTTCCCTAAAAGATCGGGACACTCGCGAGGTGTTCGGTGACTACATAGATATCTACGATATGTCCCAAGCGGTAGAAGATGGGGCCACTAGACCAGTGTTCTATGAAAACCGCGTCATGAATCTAGGACTAAGGGAAGATGTCTTAGAGGAGATTGATCGAAAATACGAGGAGCTAGCCTTTGAGGCCAGTGCAGAAAACATTGAGCGGAGCAAAAAAGAGTTAGGCAAAATGTCCGCGATCCTCGGGGCACCTGAAACCATTGAAACCTTGTGCCGAGACATTGTAGGGCATTATGAAGATAACCGCCAGCACTATCTAACAGGTAAAGCCATGATCGTAGCTTATGATCGTCCTATTGCCATGAGAATCTACGAAGAAATCTTAAGACTGCGCCCAGACTGGACAGAAAAGGTTAAGATCGTCATGACCGGAAACAACCAAGATCCAGAGGAGTGGCATGATCTAGTCGGAACCAAAGCTTACCGCCAACAATTGGCCACTAAGTTCAAAGACAACGATGATCCCATGAAAATAGCCATTGTAGTAGACATGTGGCTTACAGGATTCGATGTCCCTAGCCTCGCTACCATGTATGTGTACAAGCCCATGGCTGGTCACAACCTCATGCAGGCCATTGCCAGAGTAAACCGGGTCTTCCAGGATAAAGAGGGAGGACTGGTGGTGGACTATATTGGCATTGCCAATGCCTTGAAAGAGGCCATGAAGGACTATACTAGAAGAGACCAGAAAAACTTTGGAGAAATGGATATTCAAACGACAGCCTATCCTCACTTTCAAGAAAAACTCCAGGTCTGTAAAGAATTGCTCCACGGATTTGACTATTCCATCTTCACCAAACCAAACTCCACTCCCAAGGAGCGAGCAGATGCCATTAGAGATGGGGCCAATTTCGTTTTCGGCTTTGGAGAAGAAGAGCAAAAGCTCTTTATTCGAGAAGCAACTTACATGAAACAATACAAGAGCCTATGTCAAAGCATTCTCACAGAAACTGAGCGGCTAGAATCTGCTTTCATTGAAGCAATCAGGGTGTCTGTCACTAGGGTACGCGACTCGAAAAAACTTAGCCTTAAGGAAATTAACCAAGAGATCAGCAACCTTTTAGAACATAGCATTCAAAGTGCAGGGGTGATCAATCTCTTTTCTGATCGCGAAGAAGAATTCTCCGTCTTTGACGAGGAGTTTTTGGAGCGGGTTAGGACCATGGAGCAAAAAAATCTGGCCATGGAACTACTCAAAAAACTTCTATCTGAGCAGATCGCCATCTACCAGCGTTCCAATTTGGTTCAAGCGGAACGTTTCTCTGAACGCATGAAAAAGATCATGAATAGTTACCGTAATAGTCAAATCACGAATGCAGATGTGATTGACGAATTAATTGAAATGAGTTACGACATAATGAATGCTACCGAAAAGGGAGAGGAACTTGGCCTAGTTAGGGAGGAACTAGCGTTTTACGATGCTCTGACAAAGCCACAGGCTATAAAGGATTTTTATGAGCATGAAACACTAATCGAAATAACCAGAGAACTCACTGAACAATTAAGAAGAAGCCGTACCATCGATTGGCAACAACGCAGAAGCGCAAGAGCTGGCATGAGACGCATGATAAAAAGACTGCTCGACAAATACGATTATCCACCGGAAGGACAAGAAGAGGCGATCCAGATTGTCTTAAAGCAGGCTGAGCAATGGGTTGATAATATAGAAGTGTTTTATTAA